Part of the Rhodococcus sp. OK302 genome is shown below.
GCGGTGCCACGGTGCTGCTGCGTGCATTGGTTCTCAAGCCGGGCGGTCAACATGTGGGTGCCGCTGTCGTTGTTCGCGATGTCACCGAAGTGAAGCGTCGCGATCGGGCATTGCTCAGCAAGGACGCAACAATTCGCGAGATTCACCATCGAGTGAAGAACAATCTGCAGACCGTTGCGGCACTCCTGCGTTTGCAGGCTCGTCGCACCAGCAACGACGAAGCACGACAGGCGTTGACCGAATCGGTCCGACGCGTCAGTTCCATTGCGTTGGTACATGACACGTTGTCGATGTCGGTGGACGAAGAAGTCAACCTCGACGAGGTAATCGACCGGTTGGTTCCGATGCTTTCCGACGTGGCGGGAGTCGGTGCACCCGTGACGATTCGGCGTGAGGGGAGCTTCGGAGTCTTTTCTGCCGAACGTGCGACACCACTGGTGATGGTGTTGACGGAGTTGGTGCAGAACGCAATCGAGCACGCTTTCGATCCGGGTATGGAGGGCACGGTGACGCTCAGTGCCGAGCGATCGGCGCGGTGGCTCGACGTGATCATTCACGACAACGGCCGGGGGTTGCCGGCGGGATTCAATCTCGAGAAGTCCGACCGCCTGGGCCTGCAGATCGTGCGAACTCTGCTGGGAGCGGAGTTGGGTGGCTCCCTGGGATTGCATCCGGGCAGTGGCGGGGGTACCGACGCGGTATTGCGCGTACCACTCGGACGGAGGAGTGCGCGTTACTGACGTGGTCAGCGGAGTGCGCGTTACTGATTCATCGATCGAAAGAGTTTTCGGGCAGACAAAAAGCCCGGCACCATGGTGTGCCGGGCTGTCGTCTTCGAGCGGTGGCAGGGGCTGCCTACGCACCGCGTCGAACGTCGGGGTGAAGAACGTTTCGGTTCTTACCTAGACAGAAGTGCGTGCACGAGTCCGTGCGTTGCGACGCTTGAGTGCGCGACGCTCGTCTTCGCTCATTCCGCCCCACACGCCTGCATCTTGACCGGACTCGAGAGCCCAGGACAAGCATTCAGCGGTGACGGGGCAGCGGTTGCAGACAACCTTGGCATCGGCAATCTGGGCGAGGGCCGGTCCGCTGTTTCCCACGGGGAAAAACAGTTCGGGATCCTCGTCGCGACAGATTGCGTTGTGGCGCCAGTCCATCCTTTTCGCTCCTTAAGCTGGGTGTGAATACACCGTTTGGTACCAATGAGTTTGTGTGTGCGTATTCAATGTTTCCGCACTGTTACTTGTGAATGCTTTCACGAACTCACGGTATGTCAATAGATTTGGACAGGTTCGTGTGCCAACTCACTAATTGTTGACGTACCGCCTGGCTACCTTGCCGCCATCCGGATTTTACCTGCGGGCGCCGACAAAAATCGACTGTTCTTGCAGGTCAGTGGAGTTCTGTGAATCACTCCGGGAGTGGTGCGTACACCTCGAGCGCATCCGGTACGGCGGTAAATTCGACAGTGTGGCGAAGTCCGATGTAATCGCCGTCCATCTGTAAACCGATCGGCCGCGACGATTCGATGGTGATATGCGGGACGTTGTCGGTGCGGACAAGGACTTTCGATTTGGGCTCCGCGCCACGAGCGAGCAGCTGCCGGACAACCCGTAGGGACGGAAGGACTTTGGTGCTCGTCATAGCAAAGAGGCCGAGTCCGGAGTCGAAAGTTGTTCCGGGATTGGTGTGTACGGGACGGGAGTCGAGATAGGTCCACGGGCTCGAGTTGGAGACAAATGCGTAGTGGACGCCCGCAATCGGGTCCTGATCCGGAAGCCGGACGGTCAGTGCGGGTTCCGCTCGCTTCGAGCGGAAGAAGGAGGCAATTGCAGTTCGTACGTATCGAGCCGGGGTTGCCGGATCGCCGTTCTTACGACTTGCGTCGACGGCCTCGCAGACGTCGGCGTCGAGACCCATTCCGGCATTGAACGTGAACCAGCGGTTGTCGGCGTGGGCGAGACCGATGCGCCGATGCGTCCGTTCGGAGAGCAGGTCGATGAGTTGGTTGGTGGCATCGACGGGGTCGGCGGCGATGCCGAGCGAGCGGGCAAAAACATTGGCGGATCCACCCGGAACAACCGCGACGGTCGGGATGGGACCGATGGGCACAGCTTTCATCGACGCGGGGTTCGGAGAACCGAGAAGTCCGTTGACCACTTCGTTGACGGTGCCGTCGCCGCCGTGCACGATCACACATCCGAAGCCGTCTTCATGCGCTTGCCGAGCCAGTTCGGCAGCATGCCCACGGTGAGTCGTGTGCTCCACAGTGAGTCGCACCCGGCTTTCGAGGGCGTGAGCCAGGAGGTCTCGACCGGCAGCAGTGGTCGAGGTGGCATTGGGATTGACGATCAGCAGTGCGCGCACGGGGCATGAGCCTATCCGGTGTCGTGTTCTAGGCTGGTCTCGTGCCGAATACTGCCAGCCCCGTTGCCCTTCCCAATACAGTCAAGTGGGCGGGTGCCCTCGTGACGTTGCAAGGACTGGTTGCCGTCGGCTTCGCCGTCGTAGCTGTGATTCGTGGCTTGATGGGTCATGACCAGAGCGTGACCAACGGCTACGGTTTTGCCGCGTGGGTCGCCATTCTCGGCGGCGCTGTGCTCGCTGCCGGCATTGCCTTGCTCACCGGTCGCCGCTGGGGACGCTCCATCAGCGTCGTCGCTCAGCTTCTGCTACTTCCTGTGGCGTGGTCGCTGCTGACCGACTCGCATCAGGTGTTTCTCGGTGTTGTCCTCGGCGGCGTCGTTCTGACCACGCTGGTATTCCTGTTCTCTCCGCCCACCTCCCAGTGGATGGCGGCAGAGTACGGGGATTTCGCGGACGAGACCGCAACCGACACCGTCGACGATGCCGCTGAGCGCGAGAACAAGAACGACGACTGACTCTGTAGCGCTTTACCGCGCTTCTTTAGAGTGCTTCGTCGGCCAGTGCACCCAGATGCTCGCCGGTCAGGCGATAGGTGGTCCACTCGGTTTTCGCGTCGGCGCCGAGTGATTCGTAGAACTTGATCGACGGCGTATTCCAGTTGAGAACGGACCACGACAAGCGTGTGTAGTTGTTGTCCGTGCATTCTTTTGCCAATGCGGCGAGCAACGCTTTCCCATGCCCGGATCCGCGCTGACTCGGCTTGACGTACAGGTCTTCGAGGTAGATGCCGTGTGCGCCGTCCCACGTGGAGAAATTTCGGAACCACAGGGCCATGCCGACGACGTCGCCGTCGTCGGAAACCGCCACGTGTGCAAAAGCTGACGCCGCATCACCGAACAGGGCTTCGCCGATCTGCTCGGGCTTGACGGTGCACTCGTCGAGAGCCTTCTGGTAGTCGGCCAACTCGTAGATCATGTCCGTGATCGGTTGGACATCGGAGGGCGTGGCGCGTCGAATCATGGAACGGATCCTATTACCCGGGAGATTTCAACCTTCGGCTAGTGGCGGGACATTGTGGTGAAGTAGGTGGGTCGCACCATGTTCGTATCCGAGTACCGAGTAGGCGCCGGGGGAGAGCGCGAATCGCCGGCCTTCACTGACCGGAAGTTCGAGCCAGCGTGCGATCAGGGCCCGCGAGAAGTGTCCGTGTCCGATCAGGATGACATCACGCTCGGCCAACTGTGATTGTGCGAGAGAAAGAACCATGTCAGTCCGAGCATGGATCTCATCGGCGTGCTCACCGCCGGGGCAGGGATGCGTCCACACGGTCCAGTCGGGAACGCTTCGCCGAATTTCGGGTGTGGTGAGTCCTTCGTAATCGCCGTAGTCCCACTCCGACAACGCATCCCACGTCCGGTCTTCGGGAAGGCCGGCGAGATCGCCGGTGCGTTGGGCACGTAGGCGGGGACTGGTCAGGATCATCGGATCACGAAGATCGAGCCTGCGAATGCGGTTGCCCGTCGCTGTGGCCTGGATCTCGCCGAGCGCTGTGAGCGGGACTTCGGTGCGGCCGGTGTGCTTGCCGGTGCGTGCCCATTCCGTCTCGCCATGACGCATCAGAACGACTCGTGCATTCAAGTCCATGTAGACCATCATTGCAGGACGACCGCGTGTACTGTTCGCCTCTCCGCTCGAAATACGTAAGGATCTTCTTTGTGACGACGGTTCTCGCAGTGGCGAATCAAAAGGGCGGCGTGGCAAAGACCACGACCGTCGCCTCCTTGGGTGCGGCTTTGTCCGCGCTCGGTCAACGGGTGCTCGTGGTGGATCTTGATCCCCAGGGGTGTCTGACGTTCTCTCTCGGCCACAATCCTGATCGGCTCGAGCGTTCGGTCAACGAAGTTCTGGCCGGTGACATCGATGCTGCTGACGCAGTCTTGACCACGGCCGACGGTATGGACCTTCTGCCCGCGACCATCGACCTGGCGGGGGCTGAAGCACTGCTGCTGATGCGGCCCGGCCGAGAATTCGCACTCAAGCGTGCGCTGTCGCCGTTGCTCGGAAACTACGACGTCGTCATCATCGACTGCCCGCCGTCGTTGGGTGTCCTGACACTGAACGGTTTGACGGCCGCGCAGTCGGTTCTGGTTCCGTTGCAATGCGAGACGCTCGCACATCGAGGCGTCGGGCAACTCCTGCGCACGGTTCGTGAAGTGCAGGCCATCACCAATCCGGATCTGGTTCTGCTCGGTGCCTTGCCGACGCTCTACGACGCACGAACTACGCACAGCCGTGACGTTCTCGCAGATGTCAGCGACCGCTACTCGTTGCCGGTTCTTGCGCCGCCTATCCCGCGGACAGTGAAGTTTGCGGAGGCGTCGGCGTCCGGTGCAACGGTGCTGGCGGGCCGTAAGAACAAGGGTGCCGACGCGTATCGCGATCTTGCTGCCAACCTCGTGAAGCATTGGGCGGGAAGCGAAGTCGAAACCTTCGTGCCTGATCTCGCGCTCTAGTCGCTAGCGCAGTGCGACCAAGGTTGTGCCGCGCTGTTCGAGGATGGTGTCGCCGGCGGCGGCGATGACGACGGGCATGGTGACGTCACCGCGGTCGACGCCGATCATGCGGGAGACGGTGCCGTCGGCGGGATTGATCATCGCGATCCCGTTCGGCACCGGGACGAGTAGTTGCCCGGACACCATTGTTCCGGGGCCGGCGGTGCCCGCGACAATCCAGGTGGGGGACAGGTCGCTCGTGCGGAGATTGATCGTCTGGGTGCCGGTCCACCAGGTGATGGCGTTCTTGTCGGCGTTCACGGTGGATTTCTCGGGGATGACGCCGTCGACAGGGTAGTCGACCACGCCCGCGCCGTTTCCGTCGAAAATGCTTATCCGAGAAGGTGTTCCGTTGGCGGCTGGGAGGTAGACCGCGGTCTTCTCGCCGGAGACGGCCAGGATACGTGCGCCGGTGGAATCAGGAAGTACAACGGACCCGTATTCTTCGGGTTCCTGGGCGTCCTTGGGAGCGGGATTCATCACCGTCAGGCGGTTCGACGCGTCATCCGGGCATTTTTCGAGAACGGACAGGCGGCTGGAACTCGAAGCGGCGCCGAGCAATTCGCAGCCAGACCGTGGTTGCTTCTTGGGGTTGACCGGGGCGTCGACGCGGCCGTATTCGAGTGTCCGAACCAGATCGGAGCGCCACAGTTCCAGACGAGTGGAACCGCGTGAGATGAGGTAGGTGCCGTCGGCGGACAGCGTCACCGCGGCATCGGCGTCGCTGTTGCGTTGATCTTTGCGTGCGCCGGTATCGGCGACCAGTGACGTGACCTGTGAGCATCCGCGACTGTCCTGATACACAGCGACAACGCGATCCCAGGTCTCGATTGCACCGCACAGCGGGATGTTGCGCGAATAGCGCCACACTTCGTCACCGGTTGCGGGGTCACGCCCCACAACATCGTTGCCGTCTGCCGTGACGGCTGCGTTCCCGGCGGCGATGGGGGAGGACGAATCTGCACTCGGAAATTCCCAGACCGCGCTGAGTACGTCGGGTAATACCACCGACGTTGCCAGCGGGGGGAGAGTCGTGTCAGCGGTGACCGAGGTGGTTCCGCGCGCATCACTGCGCAACCACACCACGGTCACCGCCACGATCACGGCCAGCGCGATACCGAGAGCAACGATTACATCTGAGCGAGTTCGCCGTTCCGGTGCCAGCACATGGGGAGCTTACTCTGCGGCGGTCGCCGCACCGGCTGCTACGGGGCGACGACGGCGACGGCGACGCGGCTTGGAGGCGTCGTCGGCGGCTGCATCACCGGTAGCGGCGGGAGCAGTTGCAGTTGCCGTTGCGGTCGCTCCGGACTGTGCTGCGTCGGCACCTTCGCCGCCGGAGCGGGTACGACGACGAGTACGGGTCCGTTTCGGAGCAGCATTTTCCTCGGAGCTGTCGGAGTCGGAGCTTGCTGCCGCGGCAGGCTTGCTCTTCTTTTCGGCAGCAGGCTCGGCGGCCTTGGGCTTGCGGACGGTGCCCTTGGCGTCAGCCGGGATGGCCATCTCTTCGTAGAGGTGCGGCGAGCTGGAGTACGTCTCGACCGGATCCGGAATGCCCAGGCTCAGGGCCTTGTCGATGAGCTGCCAACGGGGGATGTCGTCCCAGTCGACCAGTGTCACGGCGATACCGGTGCGTCCGGCGCGACCGGTACGACCGATGCGGTGCACGTAGGTCTTCTCGTCTTCGGGGCACTGGTAGTTGATGACGTGGGTGACGTCGTCGATGTCGATACCGCGCGCGGCGACATCGGTGGCGACCAACACGTCGACCTTGCCGTTGCGGAAGGACTTCAACGCCTTCTCGCGGGCGATCTGACCGAGGTCACCGTGAACGGCTCCGACCGAGAAACCGCGTTCCGCGAGATCGTCGGCGACTTTCTGGGCGGTCCGCTTGGTGCGCGTGAAGATCATGGTGGCACCGCGGCCTTCGGCCTGCAGTACTCGCGCAACCATTTCGGCCTTGTCCAGGGCGTGGGCACGGTAGATGTGCTGGCTGGTGCGGTCGTGGACGGCCGAAGATTCGGCTTCCTCGGCGCGGATGTGCGTCGGCTGCGTCAGGAAGGTGCGAGCGAGCGTGATGATCGGGCCCGGCATGGTTGCTGAGAACAGCAACGTCTGACGCTTGTCGGGGACCATTCCCATGAGGCGTTCGATATCGGGCAGGAATCCGAGATCGAGCATTTCGTCGGCCTCGTCGAGCACGAGTACGCCGACCTTGCCCAGGATCAGGTGCGACTGGTTGGCGAGATCGAGCAGGCGTCCGGGTGTGCCGACAACGACGTCGACACCCTTCTGGAGAGCCGCGATCTGAGTTTCGTAGGGGCGACCACCGTAGATCGGCAGAACCTGAAGGCCGCGATCGCCGACGCGGAGGTACTTGCTGGCGTTCTCGAGGTCGCGGGCGACCTGGATGCACAGCTCACGGGTCGGGACGATGATGAGGGCGCGCGGCGTGCCGTCGAGAGCAGCCGTGCCGTTGGCGGCAGTGACGATGCGATGCAGCAGCGGAACGCCGAAACCGAAGGTCTTGCCCATTCCGGTGCGGGCCTGACCGATGAGGTCATCGCCGGCCATAGCCAGCGGAAGAGTGAGTTCCTGGATGGCGAAGGTGCGTTCGATACCGATCTCGTTCAGGGCGCGGACGATTTCGTCGCGCACGCCGAGTTCGGCGAACGTCGGGGGTACATGGGTGTCGTCGAGCTGGACCGAAACTGTGTTCTCGGTTGCTTCGTCTTCGTGGTCGATCGTGATCTTGCTCAGCGGACTGGCCTTTCCTTGTGGCGGTACGCACGCACAAGGTAAGGGGCCTGGCCGTAAATCGGCCGAAGTCGATGCCCTCTTGTTCGTCGGCCATGCCTACGCCTCAGCTCGAAGAGTTCGCGGACTTAATTTTCTGATGCCGTCCGTGAAGTCTCGGCGAAGCGGGCAACAACCTTCGATGCAGGTGCGCGCACATTATCTGGTTGGTTTACGTGGAACCGTGTGGTTTACGTGAAACCGTGGGGGTCGCGTCGAAAAGGTCATCCCGGCCGACGTCAGAGCGTAAGAGCGGGGGAAACTAGCGAACTCCCGAACCCATTGTAACTGGCGCCCGGCACACTCTCGGCAAAGCATGGCCTAGATCACGCTGCAGTCCCGGGCAGCTTGCCCGGCCGGTCGGCCGTCGTGGCATTAGAGTTCGTAACCATGGGCGCACACGATCTTGATGCTTCGACAGACACCGGTACGGAAGCCCGAGTGGCTTCCGATCATCCGGGTGTCATCGACTTGTTCGCGGTACTCGCGTACGGCGAGATATCGGCATTCTACCGGCTGTCGGAAGACGCTCAGATGGCTCCTGAGCTGCACGGGAAGGTCGCTATTGCCAGTATGGCTGCGGCGGAGATGGCTCACTTCGAAACGTTGTCGGCTGCTCTGACCGAGCGTGGCCACGACATTTTCGAGGTCATGGATCCTTTCGTCCGGGCGTTGGACAACTACCACGCGTCGACGACGCCGTCGACGTGGCTGGAATCGTTGGTGAAGGCATACGTCGGCGACGGAATTGCCGCGGATTTCTACCGTGAGATCGGCCATTCACTTCCGACCGACGTGGCTGAGATCGTCGAGGACGTGCTGTCGCAGACAGGTCACTCCGAATTCGTGGTCCTCGAAGTGAGGGCAGCGGTGGAGGGGAGCACGCGGGTCAAGGACCGCCTCATGTTGTGGGGGCGCAGGTTGCTCGGCGAGGCGATCACGCAGGCGCAGTTCGTTCTCGCGCAGCGTGAAGACCTCACCGACCTGGTGATCTCGGCATCCGGGGACCTCAACGGAGTGGTGGCATTGTTCGACGGCATGCAGGCTAAGCACGCGGAGCGCATGGCCACTCTCGGCCTGGTCTGAGCCGGTCTCCGCGCCTGTTCGCTGTGGGCACAGCGCGGCAGCGAGCGTGTCGGTGTGATGCTGCACTAGCCTGGCCAGGACAGCTGATGTATTTCACGAACAGTTCGGAGGTTGACCGTGGAGGTCAAGATCGGTGTAATCGACAGCCCGCGTGAGCTCATCGTCAACAGCGAACAGACCCCCGACGAGGTCGAGGCGCTGGTCTCGAGCGTCCTCGGTGGCAGCGAGCCGGTTCTCTCACTCGTCGACGACAAGGGCCGCAAGTTCCTGGTGCAGGCGAGCCGTGTTGCGTATGTGGAGATCGGTCCTTCCGATATCCGCAAGGTCGGGTTCGCACCTACCGTCTGACACGCAAAGCAAGACAAGAATGGCGGGCAGTCGCGAAGACTGCCCGCCATTCTTGTTTTGCAGAAGCAGATCAGAAGCTGATCAGGAGTGCAGCGGTACCCGCGACAGGCCGCCCCAGGCCAAGGAAACCGTGATTTCGACGGCTTCTTCCTTGGGGATCGGGCGAGCGGCTTCGAGCCAGTAGCGTGCGGTGAACTGGCTGGCGCCGACCAGGCCGACGGCCAGGATCCGCGCGCGGTAGGGGTCGAGGCCGGAATCATGGCTGACCAGGTCGAATACTGCGTCGACGCATGCTTCGGTGGCCTGTTCGACGCGGGTCTGTACCTGCGGCTCGCCCATGATGTCGGACTCGAAGACCAGGCGGAAGCCCTGGGAGTCGTTGTCGACAAAATCGAAGAAGGCCTGCACGGCTGCCCGCACACGCTGCTTGTTGTCGGTGGTGGATCGCAAGGCTTGGCGGACGCCGGAGATGAGGCTGTCGACGTAGCTTTGCAGAACTGCTACATACAGTTCGAGCTTGCCGGGGAAATGTTGGTACAGGACGGGCTTGCTGACGCCGGCGCATTCCGCGATTTCATCCATACCGGCCGAGTGGTAGCCGCTGGCGACAAAAACTTCGCTGGCTGCAGCGAGGAGTTGAAGGCGGCGCGCATCTCGCGGAAGGCGGGTGCTGCGGCGTGTACCAGCAGGCTTACCCGCCGTTGTACCGCGATCGGAGTCGGTCCGATCCGCGAGTTCTGTCATGTCGCTTCCAATCTGAGCAAAAGTAAAATTCGGCTGCCGCGCGGACCGTCGAGTCGCGTATGCGTACTCGCCAGTATCCTCCGTCACACCGGCCGTAGCTGCATGAACGATACCGTGTGTCGCGCTGATGCGTTTTTTCTGTCTCGACCAGCGATACTTGCGTCGCAGTCTTGTGGTGGAGGGCACATCTGACACGCCCCTGCCAGCACGTTTCGGTCGGTCTGGGACCGCCGCTCGTGGAATGTGAGATTCTGGAGGCGTGACTGACCCAGGGGGACCGCGCATGCGTGGACAAACTACGCAGAACCCTGAACATTCCGATTCAGGCGACGGCCGTATGTACGGCCAACGTGACTACCGCGGCATCGCTTCGCATCAACCGCTCCGTGCTCAATGGGATCCCACCAAACGTGAAGTGGGCCGGACCCCGCGCAATCCGCGACCGGATCGGGGCGCTCGGAAACAGAGCCGACTCGGTAAGTTCGTCGCGACCTACGGATGGCGCGCGTATGCGATCCCGGTGCTCGCGATTCTGACGATCTTCGTGACCGTCGACGCTTTGCGTACGGACGTCGATGATTCGTCGTCGAAAACTTCGGCGACGGCTGACCTCGCGCACAGCACCGATGGGACCAACGTCATCGGGGCACCACCGGCGGCTGACGGAAAGTTTGCGGCGTCGGTCCCGTCGGGTGCGCTTCCGGACGGTGGACCGTTTGCGGTTACCGGTGGCGGTACCTGGCACCTAGTTCCGGGGATTACCGGCAAGGTCGGGCAGGGCACCGAGCGTGAATTCACGTACACCGTCGAAATCGAGGACGGCGTCGACACTGCAGGATTCGGGGGTGACGAGTCCTATGGTCGGATGGTCGATCAGACTTTGGCCAATCCGAAGAGTTGGACTAATGATCCGAAGGTTGCATTCCGTCGAATCGATTCCGGATCACCCGATTTCCGCATCTCGTTGACGTCGCAGATGACCATTCGGGAGGGTTGCGGTTACGAGATCGAACTCGAGGGCTCCTGCTACAACCCGAGCATGGATCGTGTCCTGCTCAACGAGCCTCGATGGGTCCGCGGCGCGATTGCATTCCAGGGCGACATCGGTTCGTACCGTCAGTATCAAATCAACCACGAGGTCGGCCATGCCATCGGTTACGCAGCGCATCAGCCCTGTGAGACCGAAGGTGGTTTGGCGCCGATCATGATGCAGCAGTCCTTCGGGACGGCCAATAACGACATTGCGAAGTTGGATCCGGAGGGCGTAGTGCCGATGAACGGACTGACGTGCCGGTTCAACCCGTGGCCGTATCCCCGAGCGTAACTAGATCCAGGAGTTTTTCGGTGTCTGCAACACCCGTCGTATTGCCACCTTTGGTGGAACCTGCCGCTGCGTTGAGCCGGGAAGAAGTTGCCCGGTACAGCCGGCACCTGATCATTCCGAATGTGGGCGTGACCGGTCAGAAGCGACTCAAGAACGCTCGTGTGTTGTTTATCGGCGCCGGTGGTCTGGGCTCGCCGGCACTGCTGTATCTGGCGGCCGCGGGTGTCGGCACGATCGGGATCGTGGATTTCGACGAGGTCGACCTGTCGAACCTGCAGCGTCAGGTCATTCACGGGCGGTCCGACGTCGGCCGGTCCAAGGCCGTCAGTGCGCGCGAGTCGATCCTCGAGATCAACGAGCACATCGATGTGCGGTTACACGAGTTCCGACTCGACAACACCAATGCCGTCGAATTGTTCGCGCAGTACGACCTGATCCTCGACGGCACCGACAACTTTGCGACGCGCTACCTGGTCAACGACGCGGCGGTGCTTGCCGGCAAGCCGTATGTGTGGGGATCGATCTACCGCTTCGAAGGTCAGGTCTCGGTGTTCTGGGAAGACGCACCCGGCGGTCTCGGGCTCAATTACCGGGATCTGTATCCCGAAGCTCCGCCGCCGGGCATGGTGCCGTCGTGTGCGGAGGGCGGCGTGCTCGGTGTTCTGCCCGCAACTGTCGGGTCGATCATGGCCACGGAAGCCGTGAAGCTGATCACGGGTATCGGTGAACCGTTGCTGGGACGCCTGATGATGTACGACGCTCTGGCCATGACGTTCCGCACGATCCGGCTCCAGCGTGATCCGAAGCGGATCCCGGTCACGGAACTCATCGATTACGACGAGTTCTGCGGCGTCGTGTCGGAGGAGGCGAGTGACGCTGCTGCCGGTTCCACGATCACCGCCAAGGAACTCGAGCAGCTGATCAGCAGTGGTCAGGAGTTGGAACTCGTCGACGTGCGGGAACCCGTCGAGTGGGACATCATGCATCTGCCCGGTGCGGTTCTGATTCCCAAGGATCGAATCATCTCCGGTGAAGCGCTGGCGTCGTTGCCGCAGAACAAGCAGATCGTTGTGTATTGCAAAACCGGCATTCGATCGGCCGAGGCGCTCGCTGTTCTCAAGAGTGCGGGGTTCGCGGATGCCGTCCATCTGCAGGGTGGTGCCATTGCCTGGGCAAACCAGGTCGATACTTCTCTCCCGGTGTATTAGGCGTGCCTTGCAGGATCTGACGGACTTGCACCGGTAGCGTTGGAGCGGTGACAGGCCAACCTCCCCAGCACGTGTGCTCCACCTTCGGCCTCCGCGAAGTAGAGCCCATCCCACTCGGTGCGGATTGGGACGGCGGTTGGTTGTGTGGAGACGTCGTTCTCTCTGCCGTTGCGGACCATGCGCGCGCCGCCTGGTCGGCAAAAGTGCGCGAGAACCTCGAAGTCGACGGTGTGCGCTTGGCTCGCCCTGTTCGATCCACTGATGGCCGCTACGTTGTATCAGGTTGGCGCGCAGATACTTTCATCGTCGGAACGCCTGAACCTCGTCATGACGAGGTTGTGTCCATGTCTTGTCGGTTGCACGCTGCGACAGCTTCGCTCGAGCGTCCCAGATTCCTCGCTCAGCCGCCGGTCCCGCCGTGGGCCGAGGTTGACGTCTTTGTCGCCGCGGATCGTGCGGCGTGGGAAACCGTTCCGTTGCGTATCGCGAAGGGCGTCGAGCAACTCGAGTCGCCGTCGCCCGACGGACGCAAGAGCCTCGAACTGATCGCGGGCCTGGCCACACTGCGCAAGCCCGTTCACAGCCCCGATCAATTGG
Proteins encoded:
- a CDS encoding TIGR02569 family protein; this encodes MTGQPPQHVCSTFGLREVEPIPLGADWDGGWLCGDVVLSAVADHARAAWSAKVRENLEVDGVRLARPVRSTDGRYVVSGWRADTFIVGTPEPRHDEVVSMSCRLHAATASLERPRFLAQPPVPPWAEVDVFVAADRAAWETVPLRIAKGVEQLESPSPDGRKSLELIAGLATLRKPVHSPDQLVHGDLFGTVLFSGSMAPGITDITPYWRPAAWAAAVAVVDAISWGGADEALVGRWEDLPEWPQMLLRAVMFRLAVHVLHPRSTSDAFPGLARTSDIVRLLL
- the moeZ gene encoding adenylyltransferase/sulfurtransferase MoeZ, coding for MSATPVVLPPLVEPAAALSREEVARYSRHLIIPNVGVTGQKRLKNARVLFIGAGGLGSPALLYLAAAGVGTIGIVDFDEVDLSNLQRQVIHGRSDVGRSKAVSARESILEINEHIDVRLHEFRLDNTNAVELFAQYDLILDGTDNFATRYLVNDAAVLAGKPYVWGSIYRFEGQVSVFWEDAPGGLGLNYRDLYPEAPPPGMVPSCAEGGVLGVLPATVGSIMATEAVKLITGIGEPLLGRLMMYDALAMTFRTIRLQRDPKRIPVTELIDYDEFCGVVSEEASDAAAGSTITAKELEQLISSGQELELVDVREPVEWDIMHLPGAVLIPKDRIISGEALASLPQNKQIVVYCKTGIRSAEALAVLKSAGFADAVHLQGGAIAWANQVDTSLPVY
- a CDS encoding DUF3152 domain-containing protein, with the protein product MRGQTTQNPEHSDSGDGRMYGQRDYRGIASHQPLRAQWDPTKREVGRTPRNPRPDRGARKQSRLGKFVATYGWRAYAIPVLAILTIFVTVDALRTDVDDSSSKTSATADLAHSTDGTNVIGAPPAADGKFAASVPSGALPDGGPFAVTGGGTWHLVPGITGKVGQGTEREFTYTVEIEDGVDTAGFGGDESYGRMVDQTLANPKSWTNDPKVAFRRIDSGSPDFRISLTSQMTIREGCGYEIELEGSCYNPSMDRVLLNEPRWVRGAIAFQGDIGSYRQYQINHEVGHAIGYAAHQPCETEGGLAPIMMQQSFGTANNDIAKLDPEGVVPMNGLTCRFNPWPYPRA